TAAATAGTGAGCGTTCCTGTGCTGACCAGTACATCCATATTGGCAAGTCCACCACGAATACTACCGATTGCTCCGCGATAAAATGGAATGGCTAACCAAAGTTGCACAATGCTTGCTAATGCAAATTGCCAAATCGGCGGTAACATCAAGTGATGTGAGCCACTCATCATGCCAAGCATACCAATCAGAAATGGAATATTGATTATCCAAAGTATGATTAATCGCCAAGGGATTGATGTATTTTCTTCTATTGGTAATTCATTGGCTTGTTTGATATGAGCAGAAAAACCTGTTTTATGGATAATCTCGATAATTTGAGTTTCGCTTGCTTGCGTAGCGTCAAATACAACTTGTGCTTCTTCGACGGCAAAATTCACTCCCGCTTGTTGCACAAATGGTTTTTTATTTAAAACTTTTTCAATGCGATTGGCACAAGATTGGCAGGTCATCCCACCAATCTGAATTGAAATTTTTTTACTCTGTGGCGTCAAATCCAGCATCTTCAATGACCTCAATCAGCTGTGCAACATTGACTCGATTTTCATCAAAAGTAATATTTACTTTACCCTCTAATTGCACATCAGCAGATTGTACACCATCTAATTCAGTTAAAACTTGAGTAAGACTTTTTACGCAACAGCCGCAATGTATGCCTTTTATGTTTAATGTGATAGTTTTCATTTTTACTCCTTGTTAGTTGTTTTATTGATGAATGCGATTGGCAGGCCATCCCACCAATCTGAATTGAAATTTTTTACTCTGTGGCGTCAAATCCAGCATCTTCAATGACCTCAATCAGCTGTGCAACATTGACTCGATTTTCATCAAAAGTAATATTTACTTTACCCTCTAATTGCACATCAGCAGATTGTACACCATCTAATTCAGTTAAAACTTGAGTAAGACTTTTTACGCAACAGCCGCAATGTATGCCTTTTATGTTTAATGTGATAGTTTTCATTTTTACTCCTTGTTAGTTGTTTTATTGATGGTTAAACTATAAACCTTTACATAAGGTTAAGGTCAAGAAGTTTTTTATGAATATTAGTGAAGCCGCAAAATTAGTAGGTTTATCTACAAAACAAATCCGTGATTATGAAAAAATAGGGTTAATTAAACCCGCTGTTCGCAGTTTGTCAGGCTATCGAAATTATGGAGAAAGTGATTTAGAAAGGTTGCATTTTATTCGACACTCACGCAATGTTGGGTTTTCGTTACATCAAATCGCACAATTATTAGCACTACAAGATAATCCTAAGCGTAGCTGCCGAGAAGTGAAAGTGCTAACTGCTCAACATATTGCGACATTAAATCAACAAATAGAACAGTTACAAAAAATGGTACAAAAATTGCAGCACTGGCACGACAGTTGTCAGGGCAATGACAACCCTGAATGTTTAATTTTGAATGGCTTGAACGGATAAGTGAAAAGTGCGGTTAATATTCCCAGTTTTCTGGATCGACACCTAATTCACGCATAAGCACTTTGGCATCTTCAGGGATTTCATCATTACGCTCTTTCATTAAATCTGCATCGGTGGGTAAAGGTTGTCCTGTGAATGCGTGTAAGAATGCTTCACAAAGCAATTCACTGTTAGTTGCGTGACGTAAACTTTTTAATTGGCGGCGAGTGCGTTCATTCGTCAAAATTTCCAGTACTTTAATGGGAATAGATACTGTAATTTTTTTTACTTGCTCACTTTTTTTGCCGTGTTCTGCATAAGGGCTGATATATTTTCCGTCCCAATTCGCCATAATTTCCCTTAAGTGCTTATTGATAACCTTACAAATTGTCCGTATTCTAATTAAAAATCAAATAAATAACAATCTAGACGGCTAAACTTCCAAAATAAGTTCTTAAAAAAAGTGCGGTAATTTTTTATATTAAATGCTAATAAAAGCTAGACAGCGTAGGGTTTTAGTGGTAATTTACGCGCCATTCAAAGGGTGCAAGCCCACCATTCGAATAATCAATTCTTATTAATTCCAACATTTATTCATTATGCATTTAACAGAACTTAAAAATACGCCTGTTTCTGATCTTGTGAAACTCGGCGAGGAGCAAATGGGCTTAGAAAATTTAGCTCGTTTGCGTAAACAAGATATTGTCTTTGCAATCTTAAAACAGCACGCCAAAAGTGGCGAAGATATTTTCGGCGGTGGTGTGTTAGAAATTTTACCAGATGGTTTTGGTTTCCTTCGTTCTGCCGACAGTTCCTACCTTGCAGGCCCTGATGATATCTATGTTTCCCCAAGTCAAATTCGCCGTTTTAATCTTCAAACTGGTGATAAAATCGAAGGTAAAATTCGTCCACCAAAAGAAGGCGAACGCTATTTTGCACTTTTAAAAGTTGATCAAGTTAATGATGACAAACCTGAAGTTTCTCGTAGCAAAATCTTATTTGAAAACTTAACGCCATTACATGCTAACTCTCGTTTAAGAATGGAGAGAGGCAATGGCTCAACAGAAGATTTAACTGCCCGTATTTTGGATTTAGCCTCGCCAATTGGTAAAGGCCAACGTGGGTTAATCGTAGCACCACCAAAAGCGGGTAAAACAATGTTGTTGCAAAATATTGCGCAAAGTATCACGCATAATTACCCCGATGTGGAACTTATCGTATTATTGATTGATGAACGCCCAGAAGAAGTGACAGAAATGCAACGTTCAGTAAAAGGCGAAGTCATTGCTTCTACTTTTGATGAACCCGCAACTCGTCACGTTCAAGTGGCAGAAATGGTAATCGAAAAAGCGAAACGTTCTGTAGAGCATAAAAAAGATGTGGTCATTTTGCTTGATTCTATTACTCGTTTAGCGCGCGCTTACAATACAGTCACTCCAGCTTCAGGTAAAATTTTGTCTGGTGGTGTGGATGCTAATGCGTTGCATCGTCCAAAACGTTTCTTTGGAGCTGCACGTAATGTGGAAGAAGGCGGCAGTTTAACGATTATTGCAACAGCACTAGTTGATACGGGTTCGAAAATGGATGAAGTAATTTTTGAGGAATTTAAAGGTACGGGTAATATGGAATTGCACCTTTCTCGTAAAATTGCAGAAAGACGCGTATTCCCAGCCATTGACTTTAAACGCTCTGGTACTCGTAAAGAAGACTTACTCACAACAGCGGACGAATTACAAAAAATGTGGATTCTTCGTAAGATTCTTAATCCAATGGATGAAGTGGATGCAATGGAATTCTTGATTGATAAGCTGATGATGGCGAAAACCAACGAAGAGTTTTTTGAAGTGATGAAACGTTCGTAAAAGCAACCGCACTTTTATGAAGAACAAGGGGAAAATATTATGTTTTCCCTTTTTTAATATCCGTAATATTTGACGAAATAAATGATGACAGCTGATAAGTTCATAAAAGGGGCAAAAGGTATAAATTCTTTTTTCTTTTTATGAATAAGCGAAAAACATATTCCAAGCACTGAGGCTAATAATAAAAAGTGCGGTAAGGTTTCTAAACGAATAAAACTTCCTAATGCCATTGCTAGCCAATAATCTCCCCGTCCAAAGGCTTCTTTTCTGTAATAACATTTTGCAATCCAATAGATTGCGTAGAAAACAATAAAAAAACTAGCCGCACTTTTTATGCTTTCAGATAACGTTAGCAATGAAAAGTTATTGTCTGCTCCAAATAATCCTAGAGTAAGTAACCATAAACAGGGTGTCGTAGAAATAAGTTGATAGTGCCAATCAAGATAACTGATTGTCCAAAGAATAATAAGTGTGAGTCCGATCCATACAGTAAAAATAGAATCTTTGAAGGCAATTTGTAAAAATATAAATCCAACTCCAACACTTAAAAAATACCTCAAAATATGACCGCACTTTTTTTGTTGAATAGAGGCAAAGTGCGGTTGAAATGGAGAACGGTTTTGTGGAAATAATTCAACGTAAGTCGCATAAATCTCTTGCTGCAAATGCGTAATAAAACCAGATAGGTAGAACCACAATGCGATCCCTAAGATACCGCCTAATAAAAACATTATGAAATAAATCATTGAATAACAGAACCCATATTAAAGATAGGTAAATACATTCCCATCATAATAATTCCAATCAGGCTTCCGATGATTACCATCATTAATGGTTCTAGCATTTGTGAGAGGAAGTCAATTTGATGATTAAGTTTTTCTTGGTAATTATCCGCGATATGCTCTAGCATCAAAGCGAGTTTTCCGCTTTGCTCGCCAATTTGTAGCATTTGTTGTGCTTCCATCGGGAAAAGATCGCTACTTACGCTATTAGAAAACGCATAGCCTTGAGAAACCCATTGCAAAATTGACCGCACTTCTTTATCTAATACCATATCGTTTACAAGCGTTTTCTTGGTTTGCCAAGTTTGTGTGCGAGGAAGAAAACTGTCTAGTGCCTGATTAAGCGGTACGCCAGCCTGCAACATAATTTGTAAACTTTGACTAAAGTTCACTAAACGTGAAAGCTTTTGAATTGTGCCAAAAATAGGCGTGATAGAAATAAGTTGATTTTTCTTTTGATGAAACCAAGTCTGGCGTTTTAGATAGAAGTAATAAAATAGAAAAAAACTAAAAGCGAAAAATAGCAAAATGCCAATATTTTGCTTAAGAAAATTAGATATTGAGAGCAATATTGCGGTTATTGTTGGTAACTCAGCATTATTGCCACTGTACATTTCAGCAAATTGAGGCACGATAAAAAGCAGTAATGCGAGTGTCAATAATAGAGAAATTCCCAATACCATTGAGGGATATAACATAATTTTCTGTAATTTACGTTGCAATGCTAAAGATTGGCTACGATGCGTGGCTATTTTTTTACAAACAACGGAAAGTTTTCCCGTCATTTCTCCCACTTGAATCAGTTGAATTTCTTGTTGAGTAAGATATTTCCCTTGTTGTTCAATGGCTTGTGAGAATGCTAAACCAGATTCAATAGATTGAAGTAGTCGTTCAAGCCATTCATTGAGCATAATTTGAGTACAATTTTGTTGCAAAATTTGCAGACTGTTTTTTAACGGAATAGCGGACTGTAGCAACGTGGCTAATTGATTGAGTAATTCACTAATTTCTGAATTTTTGGGCTTTGCCCCAAATTGCCAGTTTTGTTGTAATTTGATGTGAGTAAGCCCGCGGCTTATTAATTGAAAGTGTGCTTGTTGTTTTGTATCCGCAATAATTGAGCCTTTTTGTTCCTGATTTAATGCGTTACTAGCTTGATAATAAAAGAGTTTTTTAGTCATGAGTTTTTACCTAGCACACGTTCAAGTTCTTTATTATCCGTCATTCCTTGATTAACTTTTTCTAAACCACTCGCATGTAAATTTTTAAAATCCGTTTGATAGCCATTCTGC
The Haemophilus influenzae DNA segment above includes these coding regions:
- a CDS encoding heavy-metal-associated domain-containing protein — its product is MKTITLNIKGIHCGCCVKSLTQVLTELDGVQSADVQLEGKVNITFDENRVNVAQLIEVIEDAGFDATE
- the cueR gene encoding Cu(I)-responsive transcriptional regulator encodes the protein MNISEAAKLVGLSTKQIRDYEKIGLIKPAVRSLSGYRNYGESDLERLHFIRHSRNVGFSLHQIAQLLALQDNPKRSCREVKVLTAQHIATLNQQIEQLQKMVQKLQHWHDSCQGNDNPECLILNGLNG
- the metJ gene encoding met regulon transcriptional regulator MetJ, with amino-acid sequence MANWDGKYISPYAEHGKKSEQVKKITVSIPIKVLEILTNERTRRQLKSLRHATNSELLCEAFLHAFTGQPLPTDADLMKERNDEIPEDAKVLMRELGVDPENWEY
- the rho gene encoding transcription termination factor Rho, which codes for MHLTELKNTPVSDLVKLGEEQMGLENLARLRKQDIVFAILKQHAKSGEDIFGGGVLEILPDGFGFLRSADSSYLAGPDDIYVSPSQIRRFNLQTGDKIEGKIRPPKEGERYFALLKVDQVNDDKPEVSRSKILFENLTPLHANSRLRMERGNGSTEDLTARILDLASPIGKGQRGLIVAPPKAGKTMLLQNIAQSITHNYPDVELIVLLIDERPEEVTEMQRSVKGEVIASTFDEPATRHVQVAEMVIEKAKRSVEHKKDVVILLDSITRLARAYNTVTPASGKILSGGVDANALHRPKRFFGAARNVEEGGSLTIIATALVDTGSKMDEVIFEEFKGTGNMELHLSRKIAERRVFPAIDFKRSGTRKEDLLTTADELQKMWILRKILNPMDEVDAMEFLIDKLMMAKTNEEFFEVMKRS
- a CDS encoding prepilin peptidase, which encodes MIYFIMFLLGGILGIALWFYLSGFITHLQQEIYATYVELFPQNRSPFQPHFASIQQKKCGHILRYFLSVGVGFIFLQIAFKDSIFTVWIGLTLIILWTISYLDWHYQLISTTPCLWLLTLGLFGADNNFSLLTLSESIKSAASFFIVFYAIYWIAKCYYRKEAFGRGDYWLAMALGSFIRLETLPHFLLLASVLGICFSLIHKKKKEFIPFAPFMNLSAVIIYFVKYYGY
- a CDS encoding type II secretion system F family protein; amino-acid sequence: MTKKLFYYQASNALNQEQKGSIIADTKQQAHFQLISRGLTHIKLQQNWQFGAKPKNSEISELLNQLATLLQSAIPLKNSLQILQQNCTQIMLNEWLERLLQSIESGLAFSQAIEQQGKYLTQQEIQLIQVGEMTGKLSVVCKKIATHRSQSLALQRKLQKIMLYPSMVLGISLLLTLALLLFIVPQFAEMYSGNNAELPTITAILLSISNFLKQNIGILLFFAFSFFLFYYFYLKRQTWFHQKKNQLISITPIFGTIQKLSRLVNFSQSLQIMLQAGVPLNQALDSFLPRTQTWQTKKTLVNDMVLDKEVRSILQWVSQGYAFSNSVSSDLFPMEAQQMLQIGEQSGKLALMLEHIADNYQEKLNHQIDFLSQMLEPLMMVIIGSLIGIIMMGMYLPIFNMGSVIQ